From Streptomyces sp. HUAS MG91, the proteins below share one genomic window:
- the zapE gene encoding cell division protein ZapE yields MCAREPHVPAERLVAEMVPPPRFASARFDTYIPDPNQPSQTQAVEVLSSFAAGLGGAHPSGSGKRKWFAKKPAAPTGPRGVYLDGGYGVGKTHLLASLWHATPAEPALKAFGTFVELTNLVGALGFQQTVKTLGGHRLLCIDEFELDDPGDTVLVSTLLGRLVESGVALAATSNTLPGKLGEGRFAAADFLREIQGLSAHFRPLRIDGEDYRHRGLPEAPPPFSDEQVTKAAYATEGASLDAFPRLLDHLARVHPSRYGALTDDLTAVCLTDVSAVPDQSTALRLVVLADRLYDREIPVLAAGEPFDRLFSEEMLNGGYRKKYFRAISRLTALARDAKGLVAA; encoded by the coding sequence CTGTGCGCCCGCGAGCCGCACGTCCCCGCGGAGCGCCTGGTCGCGGAGATGGTGCCGCCGCCCCGCTTCGCGTCGGCCCGCTTCGACACCTACATCCCGGACCCGAACCAGCCGAGCCAGACCCAGGCCGTCGAGGTCCTGAGCTCCTTCGCCGCCGGGCTCGGCGGCGCGCACCCCTCCGGCTCCGGCAAGCGCAAGTGGTTCGCCAAGAAGCCGGCCGCCCCCACCGGTCCGCGCGGCGTCTACCTCGACGGCGGCTACGGCGTCGGCAAGACCCACCTCCTCGCCTCCCTCTGGCACGCGACGCCCGCCGAGCCCGCGCTCAAGGCGTTCGGCACCTTCGTCGAGCTGACGAACCTGGTCGGCGCCCTCGGCTTCCAGCAGACGGTGAAGACGCTCGGCGGGCACCGCCTGCTGTGCATCGACGAGTTCGAGCTCGACGACCCCGGTGACACCGTGCTCGTCTCCACCCTGCTCGGCCGCCTCGTGGAGTCGGGCGTCGCGCTCGCCGCCACCTCCAACACGCTGCCCGGCAAGCTGGGCGAGGGCCGGTTCGCCGCCGCGGACTTCCTGCGCGAGATCCAGGGCCTGTCCGCGCACTTCCGGCCGTTGCGCATCGACGGCGAGGACTACCGCCACCGGGGCCTGCCCGAGGCCCCGCCGCCGTTCTCGGACGAGCAGGTCACCAAGGCCGCGTACGCCACCGAGGGCGCCTCGCTCGACGCCTTCCCGCGGCTCCTCGACCACCTCGCGCGCGTGCACCCCAGCCGCTACGGCGCGCTGACGGACGATCTGACGGCGGTCTGCCTGACCGACGTGTCCGCCGTGCCCGACCAGTCCACGGCCCTGCGCCTGGTGGTCCTGGCCGACCGGCTCTACGACCGGGAGATCCCGGTGCTCGCGGCCGGCGAGCCGTTCGACCGGCTCTTCAGCGAGGAGATGCTGAACGGCGGCTACCGCAAGAAGTACTTCCGCGCGATATCCCGGCTCACCGCGCTGGCCCGGGACGCCAAGGGGCTGGTCGCCGCCTGA
- a CDS encoding pyrimidine reductase family protein: MRRLFPVTYETADHLGREEPRDGEWSLDALADAYAYPPRAAGEPWLRANMVSTLDGAAQHDGRSQPISNDTDMRIFGTLRGLADVVVVGAQTVRQEGYRPARAREAFAARRAAAGQGVAPSIAVISGGLDLDFTLPLFTEPLVPTYVITGSGAPAERIEAARRSGAEVLLAGDDSAVDPHRAVAALAERGHRRLLTEGGPRMLGQFVAGGVLDELCLTVSPMLTAGDAQRIAGGSALRVPERFELVSLLEEDGFLFTRYGRRRH, translated from the coding sequence ATGCGACGCCTGTTCCCTGTGACGTACGAAACAGCAGATCACCTGGGCCGGGAGGAGCCCCGCGACGGTGAGTGGAGCCTCGACGCGCTCGCCGACGCCTACGCCTATCCGCCGCGGGCCGCCGGGGAGCCGTGGCTGCGCGCCAACATGGTCTCCACGCTCGACGGCGCCGCCCAGCACGACGGCCGCTCCCAGCCGATCTCGAACGACACCGACATGCGGATCTTCGGCACCCTGCGCGGCCTCGCCGACGTGGTGGTGGTCGGCGCCCAGACCGTCCGCCAGGAGGGATACCGGCCCGCCCGCGCGCGCGAGGCGTTCGCCGCCCGCCGCGCCGCGGCCGGGCAGGGCGTCGCCCCGTCGATCGCGGTGATCAGCGGCGGCCTGGACCTGGACTTCACCCTTCCGCTGTTCACCGAGCCCCTGGTGCCCACCTACGTGATCACCGGCTCGGGCGCCCCGGCCGAGCGGATCGAGGCCGCCCGCCGCTCCGGCGCCGAGGTGCTGCTCGCGGGCGACGACAGTGCGGTGGATCCGCACCGCGCGGTCGCGGCCCTGGCCGAGCGCGGGCACCGGCGGCTGCTCACGGAGGGCGGGCCGAGGATGCTCGGTCAATTCGTCGCGGGCGGGGTACTCGACGAGCTGTGCCTCACGGTGTCGCCGATGCTCACCGCCGGCGATGCCCAGCGCATCGCCGGCGGATCGGCGTTGCGGGTGCCGGAACGTTTCGAGCTGGTGTCTCTCCTGGAGGAGGACGGTTTTCTCTTCACCCGATACGGTCGGAGGCGACACTGA
- a CDS encoding indole-3-glycerol phosphate synthase, translating into MFTSVLMIEKALTSADVEFVTTLHGDEDVAFHVLLQPRGDQADRLLRAIDDVALGELDDAAREGEVPEGDEAKGPAEQALQVSLTALHQAGSAAEGKLIEDHPLNALKALVDEVKADEVIVLTDPHYVEEFFHRDWASQARHKVGVPVLKLFSHSKA; encoded by the coding sequence GTGTTCACGAGCGTATTGATGATCGAGAAGGCCCTGACGTCTGCCGACGTGGAGTTTGTCACCACCTTGCACGGTGACGAGGATGTCGCCTTCCACGTGCTGCTCCAGCCCCGTGGCGACCAGGCCGACCGGCTGCTGCGCGCCATCGACGACGTGGCGCTGGGCGAGCTGGACGACGCGGCCCGCGAGGGCGAGGTCCCCGAGGGGGACGAGGCCAAGGGCCCCGCCGAGCAGGCGCTCCAGGTCTCCCTGACCGCCCTGCACCAGGCGGGCAGCGCCGCCGAGGGCAAGCTCATCGAGGACCACCCGCTGAACGCGCTCAAGGCGCTGGTCGACGAGGTGAAGGCGGACGAGGTCATCGTGCTCACCGACCCGCACTACGTCGAGGAGTTCTTCCACCGCGACTGGGCCTCGCAGGCCCGCCACAAGGTCGGCGTGCCGGTCCTGAAGCTGTTCTCGCACAGCAAGGCCTAG
- the murC gene encoding UDP-N-acetylmuramate--L-alanine ligase — protein MAPGLPHSSAAMERPHFIGIGGAGMSGIAKILAQRGARVAGSDARESATAEALRELGATVRIGHDAAHVSPDTTSVVVSSAIREDNPELARARELGIPVVHRSDALASLMDGLRPIAVAGTHGKTTTTSMLAVSLTSLGLNPSYAIGGDLDVPGSNALHGEGDIFVAEADESDRSFHKYRPEVAIILNVELDHHANYASMDEIYESFETFTTKIVPGGTLVIAADQAGAAELTRRIRDTTSLNVVTYGESESADIRIHKITPRGLTSEVTVLLDGKLLTFTVSVPGSHYAHNAVAALAAGVAMGIPSRNLAGALKSYTGVKRRLQLKGEVNGVQVIDSYAHHPTEMTADLAAMRSAAGDARLLVLFQPHLFSRTQELGKEMGDALALADASVVLDIYPAREDPIPGVTSVLIIDAARAAGADVQAAEDRDAAVAAIAGMAKPGDLVLTMGAGDVTDLGPRILDRLKG, from the coding sequence ATGGCACCCGGCCTTCCGCATTCCAGCGCCGCCATGGAGCGACCGCACTTCATCGGCATCGGCGGCGCCGGAATGTCGGGCATCGCCAAGATCCTCGCCCAGCGCGGCGCGCGCGTGGCGGGCAGCGACGCGCGCGAGTCCGCCACGGCCGAGGCCCTGCGCGAGCTCGGCGCCACCGTGCGCATCGGGCACGACGCCGCGCACGTGTCCCCCGACACCACCTCCGTCGTGGTCTCCTCCGCGATCCGCGAGGACAACCCCGAGCTGGCCCGCGCCCGGGAGCTCGGCATCCCGGTCGTGCACCGCTCCGACGCCCTGGCCTCCCTCATGGACGGCCTGCGCCCGATCGCCGTCGCGGGCACCCACGGCAAGACGACCACCACGTCGATGCTCGCCGTGTCGCTGACCTCGCTCGGCCTGAACCCCTCGTACGCGATCGGCGGCGACCTCGACGTTCCCGGCTCGAACGCGCTGCACGGCGAGGGCGACATCTTCGTGGCCGAGGCCGACGAATCGGACCGCAGCTTCCACAAGTACCGGCCGGAAGTCGCGATCATCCTCAACGTGGAACTCGACCACCACGCCAACTACGCGTCGATGGACGAGATCTACGAGTCCTTCGAGACGTTCACCACGAAGATCGTCCCCGGCGGCACGCTGGTGATCGCCGCCGACCAGGCGGGCGCCGCGGAGCTGACCCGCCGCATCCGCGACACCACGTCCCTGAACGTGGTCACGTACGGCGAGTCGGAGTCGGCGGACATCCGGATCCACAAGATCACCCCGCGCGGTCTGACCAGCGAGGTGACGGTTCTCCTCGACGGCAAGCTGCTCACCTTCACCGTCTCGGTCCCCGGCAGCCACTACGCGCACAACGCGGTCGCGGCGCTCGCGGCGGGCGTCGCCATGGGCATCCCGTCCCGCAACCTGGCCGGCGCGCTGAAGTCCTACACGGGCGTCAAGCGCCGCCTCCAGCTCAAGGGCGAGGTGAACGGCGTGCAGGTCATCGACTCCTACGCCCACCACCCCACCGAGATGACGGCCGACCTGGCGGCGATGCGCTCGGCCGCCGGCGACGCCCGGCTGCTCGTCCTCTTCCAGCCGCACCTGTTCTCCCGCACCCAGGAGCTCGGCAAGGAGATGGGCGACGCCCTCGCCCTCGCCGACGCCTCGGTGGTCCTCGACATCTACCCGGCCCGCGAGGACCCGATCCCGGGCGTCACCAGCGTCCTGATCATCGACGCGGCCCGGGCCGCGGGCGCCGACGTACAGGCCGCTGAGGACCGGGACGCCGCCGTCGCCGCGATCGCGGGAATGGCCAAGCCGGGGGATCTTGTTCTCACCATGGGCGCGGGCGATGTCACCGACCTCGGCCCGCGGATCCTGGACCGTCTGAAGGGATGA
- the msrB gene encoding peptide-methionine (R)-S-oxide reductase MsrB yields MAYDVEKPDEEWRAELNPAEYAVLRQAGTEPAFTGEYTDTKTKGVYSCRACGAELFTSTEKFESHCGWPSFYDPKDSAAVELIEDRSHGMVRTEVRCSRCGSHLGHVFEGEGYPTPTDQRYCINSISLKLEPAE; encoded by the coding sequence ATGGCGTACGACGTCGAGAAGCCGGACGAGGAGTGGCGCGCGGAGCTGAACCCGGCGGAGTACGCGGTACTGCGCCAGGCCGGCACCGAGCCCGCCTTCACCGGTGAGTACACCGACACGAAGACCAAGGGCGTGTACTCCTGCCGCGCGTGCGGCGCGGAGCTGTTCACGTCCACCGAGAAGTTCGAGTCGCACTGCGGCTGGCCGAGCTTCTACGACCCCAAGGACTCGGCGGCCGTGGAGCTGATCGAGGACCGGTCGCACGGCATGGTGCGGACCGAGGTGCGCTGCTCCCGCTGCGGATCCCACCTCGGGCACGTGTTCGAGGGTGAGGGGTATCCGACGCCCACGGACCAGCGCTACTGCATCAACTCGATCTCGCTGAAGCTGGAGCCGGCCGAGTAG
- a CDS encoding zinc finger protein, protein MAATENWRCGDCDTFNVPAERVCAICGGTRRGPGPAAAPPRHGAPRPAAKRPAPARPAADWRCTKCDTNNTRDDTTCLVCGAGWKTAAKPAVRKKGPAKRATKRPPPKKTTPAAAPAATPAPAPAPASTPRRESLFHPPPVATGYVPTAPIPTPTPPPAPAPAPRPWTPPPPRRRPGGCGGCLIALVVGGALLFGAQAYLKSQDSGTGGTDGSGTAAACPTRIADELPSGGGAELVEAYRTENKQITLCRTTAGELYYYGEFSDHREAGIAMRATTTSDGYEASNDPYRYVIHGDLVTIYKSDAQIGEETVTPEPSPQ, encoded by the coding sequence GTGGCGGCAACGGAGAACTGGCGCTGCGGGGACTGCGACACCTTCAACGTCCCCGCGGAGAGGGTCTGCGCGATCTGCGGCGGCACCCGGCGCGGACCGGGCCCCGCCGCCGCCCCGCCCCGCCACGGCGCCCCGCGGCCGGCGGCGAAGCGGCCCGCGCCGGCCCGGCCGGCCGCGGACTGGCGCTGCACGAAGTGCGACACGAACAACACCAGGGACGACACGACCTGCCTGGTCTGCGGCGCGGGCTGGAAGACGGCGGCGAAACCGGCCGTGCGGAAGAAGGGCCCGGCCAAGCGGGCCACCAAGAGACCGCCGCCGAAGAAGACCACCCCAGCCGCCGCCCCTGCCGCCACTCCCGCTCCCGCTCCCGCTCCCGCGAGCACCCCGCGCCGCGAGAGCCTGTTCCACCCGCCCCCTGTGGCCACCGGCTACGTCCCCACGGCCCCGATCCCGACGCCGACCCCGCCCCCTGCCCCGGCGCCCGCCCCGCGTCCCTGGACACCGCCCCCGCCGAGGCGGAGGCCGGGCGGCTGCGGGGGCTGTCTGATCGCGCTCGTCGTCGGGGGCGCTCTGCTGTTCGGGGCGCAGGCCTACCTGAAGTCGCAGGACTCGGGCACCGGCGGCACGGACGGCTCCGGCACCGCGGCGGCCTGCCCGACGCGCATCGCCGACGAGCTGCCCTCGGGCGGCGGGGCCGAGCTGGTCGAGGCGTACCGCACGGAGAACAAGCAGATCACCCTGTGCCGCACGACGGCCGGGGAGCTGTACTACTACGGCGAGTTCAGCGACCACCGCGAGGCGGGCATCGCCATGCGGGCGACGACGACGAGCGACGGCTACGAGGCGTCCAACGACCCGTACCGCTACGTCATCCACGGGGATCTGGTGACGATCTACAAGTCGGACGCGCAGATCGGCGAGGAGACGGTGACCCCCGAGCCGTCTCCCCAGTGA
- a CDS encoding vWA domain-containing protein codes for MNASNDQYQGNLQYAVDIVFCIDATGSMYPVLDTVKASALQFHDRLNDVMAKKGKAISQLRLKTIAFRDFGDDPGSAIEQTEFLRLPEQAADFERFVRSIDAGGGGDIPESGLEALALAINSRWETGLDRRRHVIVMFTDAPAHPLGTVGASAQAYPAHIPRSIDALFEQWGYARSQTAVMEQSAKRLVLFAPDQDPWKDPISEEWDLTLHFESKAGEGLEEFEMDEIIETIANSL; via the coding sequence ATGAACGCCAGCAACGACCAGTACCAGGGCAATCTGCAGTACGCCGTCGACATCGTGTTCTGCATCGACGCGACCGGGAGCATGTACCCGGTCCTCGACACCGTGAAGGCGAGCGCGCTGCAGTTCCACGACCGGCTGAACGACGTCATGGCGAAGAAGGGCAAGGCGATCAGCCAGCTGCGGCTGAAGACCATCGCCTTCCGCGACTTCGGTGACGACCCGGGCTCGGCGATCGAGCAGACCGAGTTCCTGCGCCTGCCGGAGCAGGCGGCGGACTTCGAGCGGTTCGTGCGGAGCATCGACGCGGGCGGCGGCGGTGACATCCCGGAGTCGGGCCTCGAAGCGCTCGCCCTCGCCATCAACTCCCGCTGGGAGACGGGCCTGGACCGCAGGCGGCACGTCATCGTGATGTTCACGGACGCGCCCGCGCACCCGCTGGGCACGGTCGGCGCGTCCGCGCAGGCGTACCCGGCGCACATCCCGCGCAGCATCGACGCCCTCTTCGAGCAGTGGGGCTACGCCCGCAGCCAGACCGCCGTCATGGAGCAGTCGGCCAAGCGGCTCGTGCTGTTCGCCCCGGACCAGGATCCGTGGAAGGACCCGATCTCCGAGGAGTGGGACCTCACCCTGCACTTCGAGTCCAAGGCGGGCGAGGGACTGGAGGAGTTCGAGATGGACGAGATCATCGAGACGATCGCGAACAGCCTGTGA
- a CDS encoding lipopolysaccharide kinase InaA family protein, which yields MKQGEVIAGYRITTAPTNAGGGKCIWAFAEKAGTAYFVKRFLEPKRPKDDARDTPSLRIRRQLALEFEERHRTIMTRLRPDARGGGNLVLATDFFHEGSTYYKVTERIDTSSLEKPQALEPRQKMVLLKTLGTSLKQLHDIDVVHGDLKPLNVLVQKRDDAAFHTAKLIDFDDSYVAGKPPAPADISGDSLYGAPEWRRYLREDGSAAAGDLTCAVDVYALGLMTHLYLTGELPRHDARFGSPADAVNGGAPLRLDPRLSDEIQGLLRAMTQGDPKRRPGMATYLKALSDPDVCALRHRRPGTVAPERDPAAGTESPTRTSRIRANFRPRPGGPAPAADPAPEPAAPPAPRSPRSSRVRINLGDRGRDRNAP from the coding sequence ATGAAACAAGGAGAGGTGATCGCGGGCTACCGCATCACCACGGCGCCCACCAACGCGGGCGGCGGCAAGTGCATCTGGGCCTTCGCGGAGAAGGCCGGGACGGCGTACTTCGTCAAGCGGTTCCTGGAGCCGAAGCGGCCCAAGGACGACGCCCGGGACACGCCGAGCCTGCGGATCCGGCGGCAGCTGGCCCTGGAGTTCGAGGAGCGGCACCGCACGATCATGACGCGGCTGCGCCCGGACGCCCGGGGCGGCGGCAATCTCGTGCTCGCCACCGACTTCTTCCACGAGGGGAGCACGTACTACAAGGTCACCGAGCGCATCGACACCTCCAGCCTGGAGAAGCCGCAGGCGCTGGAGCCGCGCCAGAAGATGGTGCTGCTCAAAACGCTCGGGACCAGTCTGAAGCAGCTGCACGACATCGACGTGGTGCACGGCGACCTCAAGCCGCTGAACGTGCTGGTGCAGAAGCGGGACGACGCCGCGTTCCACACCGCGAAGCTGATCGACTTCGACGACAGCTACGTCGCCGGGAAGCCGCCCGCGCCCGCGGACATCTCCGGCGACTCGCTGTACGGGGCCCCGGAGTGGCGCCGCTATCTGCGGGAGGACGGCTCGGCCGCGGCCGGGGATCTGACCTGCGCAGTCGACGTGTACGCGCTCGGCCTGATGACGCACCTGTACCTGACCGGTGAACTGCCGCGCCACGACGCGCGGTTCGGCTCCCCGGCCGACGCGGTCAACGGCGGCGCCCCGCTGCGCCTCGACCCGCGCCTGTCCGACGAGATCCAGGGGCTGCTGCGGGCCATGACGCAGGGCGACCCGAAGCGGCGCCCCGGCATGGCGACGTATCTCAAGGCTCTGTCGGACCCGGACGTCTGCGCGCTGCGGCACCGCCGCCCCGGCACCGTGGCCCCGGAGCGGGACCCGGCCGCCGGCACGGAATCACCGACGCGGACCAGCCGGATCCGCGCCAACTTCAGGCCCCGGCCGGGCGGACCGGCGCCCGCGGCCGACCCCGCACCGGAGCCGGCCGCCCCGCCCGCACCCCGCTCTCCCCGCTCGTCCCGGGTCCGCATCAACCTCGGCGACCGGGGCCGGGACCGCAACGCACCGTGA
- a CDS encoding serine/threonine protein phosphatase: protein MNKPPTPLPTSWSATARPLPPPAEPAVAAAPDRPPVPQLYWGSGHGPIQAVSVWTERVPGRGEDAEPFVCHHWESTQGLIAVFDGSGGAGAAPAWQTPDGTARTGAWVGARAARLATDCWFHDVVRGSQDSDEDSLHAYVKYFLEQAPKRQSKISGTMRRQLPTTLAALHYQVDKGEKEIEVRPLWTGDSRAYALLPGSGLHVLTRDHTRESDALELLRSDPPMTNLVCADREFEVATRLLTLPLPCVLVTATDGFFGYVHTPGDFEHLLLRTLEQARDALDWSDLLRREVQAYTADDASLALLALGHQDFADLKADFAPRLRQLTDQLTVGRPSALTGASGHGGDPRETAAGIKAWQEQTWQAYRPDYERHLPPAPEESV from the coding sequence ATGAACAAGCCACCCACACCGCTGCCGACCTCCTGGAGCGCGACGGCGCGGCCCCTCCCGCCCCCGGCCGAACCGGCCGTCGCCGCCGCGCCGGACCGCCCGCCGGTGCCGCAGCTCTACTGGGGCAGCGGCCACGGCCCGATCCAGGCGGTGTCCGTGTGGACCGAGCGGGTCCCGGGGCGCGGCGAGGACGCCGAGCCGTTCGTCTGCCACCACTGGGAGTCGACGCAGGGCCTGATCGCCGTCTTCGACGGGTCGGGCGGCGCGGGCGCGGCGCCCGCCTGGCAGACGCCGGACGGTACCGCCCGCACCGGTGCCTGGGTCGGCGCGCGGGCGGCACGGCTCGCCACCGACTGCTGGTTCCACGACGTCGTACGGGGCAGCCAGGACTCCGACGAGGACTCGCTGCACGCGTATGTGAAGTACTTCCTGGAGCAGGCGCCGAAGCGGCAGAGCAAGATCAGCGGAACCATGCGGCGCCAGCTGCCCACCACGCTGGCCGCACTGCACTACCAGGTCGACAAGGGCGAGAAGGAGATCGAGGTGCGCCCGCTGTGGACGGGCGACTCCCGGGCCTATGCGCTGCTGCCGGGCAGCGGGCTGCACGTGCTCACCCGCGACCACACCCGGGAGAGCGACGCGCTGGAACTCCTGCGCAGCGACCCGCCGATGACGAATCTCGTCTGCGCCGACCGGGAGTTCGAGGTCGCCACGCGGCTGCTGACACTGCCCCTGCCGTGTGTGCTCGTCACGGCCACGGACGGCTTCTTCGGCTACGTCCACACCCCCGGCGACTTCGAGCACCTGCTGCTGCGCACGCTGGAGCAGGCGCGCGACGCGCTCGACTGGTCGGACCTGCTGCGCCGCGAGGTGCAGGCGTACACGGCCGACGACGCCTCGCTCGCGCTGCTGGCCCTCGGCCACCAGGACTTCGCCGACCTGAAGGCCGATTTCGCGCCCCGGCTGCGGCAGTTGACCGATCAGCTGACGGTGGGCAGGCCGTCCGCCCTGACCGGCGCGTCCGGCCACGGCGGCGACCCGCGGGAGACCGCGGCCGGGATCAAGGCGTGGCAGGAACAGACCTGGCAGGCGTACCGCCCCGACTACGAGAGGCATCTGCCGCCCGCGCCCGAGGAGTCCGTATGA
- a CDS encoding alpha/beta hydrolase, translating to MASSRSPRHPPSASAFRLPHELHGDGPHKVIVVHGWFADRSAFAPIVPDLDRETFQYALVDLRGYGEAKDVPGACTTAEGAADVLDLADRLGWRRFSLIGHSMGASVAQRVVAAAEERVRRLVGVSPVPASGLPLPPEQWELFSAADTRPENRRAILDVTTGGVRPAAWLDRMVRRSLERSDAKAFRSWLDSWTGDDFHTGVEGSTVPALAVTGQLDPALSAGLMRATWLRWFVRGELVDLPVCGHYAMDEAPLALIRVAEDFLRADPA from the coding sequence GTGGCCTCCTCCCGCTCGCCGCGGCATCCGCCGTCGGCATCGGCGTTCCGCCTCCCCCACGAGCTGCACGGCGACGGGCCGCACAAGGTGATCGTGGTGCACGGCTGGTTCGCCGACCGGTCCGCGTTCGCGCCGATCGTGCCCGACCTCGACCGCGAGACGTTCCAGTACGCGCTCGTGGACCTGCGGGGCTACGGCGAGGCGAAGGACGTGCCGGGCGCCTGCACGACGGCCGAGGGCGCCGCGGACGTCCTGGACCTCGCGGACCGGCTCGGCTGGCGGCGGTTCTCGCTGATCGGGCACTCGATGGGCGCCAGTGTGGCGCAGCGCGTGGTGGCGGCGGCCGAGGAGCGAGTGCGCCGACTCGTGGGCGTCTCGCCGGTCCCCGCGTCGGGCCTGCCGCTGCCGCCCGAGCAGTGGGAGCTGTTCTCGGCCGCGGACACCAGGCCGGAGAACCGGCGCGCGATCCTCGACGTCACCACGGGCGGCGTCCGCCCGGCCGCCTGGCTGGACCGCATGGTGCGCCGCTCGCTGGAGCGCAGCGACGCCAAGGCGTTCCGGAGCTGGCTCGACTCGTGGACCGGCGACGACTTCCACACGGGCGTCGAGGGCTCGACGGTGCCGGCGCTCGCGGTGACGGGCCAGCTCGACCCGGCGCTGTCGGCGGGCCTGATGCGGGCGACGTGGCTGCGCTGGTTCGTCCGCGGCGAGCTGGTCGACCTGCCGGTGTGCGGGCACTACGCGATGGACGAGGCGCCGCTCGCGCTGATCCGGGTCGCGGAGGACTTCCTGCGGGCGGACCCGGCGTGA
- a CDS encoding pentapeptide repeat-containing protein produces the protein MTSSGSAPEPPSEPSSDRAALRADCGNCFGLCCVALPFAKSQDFAANKNAGTPCHNLQEDFRCGIHARLRDEGYRGCTVFDCFGAGQKVSQVTFGGVSWRERPKTARTMYEVFPVMRQLQELLRYLTDVLDMPRAAPVHGEARRARTGIEHLTRADADEILAADVPAIRADVNTVLLKASELERATVPGRKKNHRGADLMGARLRSADLRGANLRGALLVAADLTGADLRAADLIGADLRDARIEGADLRGALFLTQAQLNAARGDAATHIPRDLDRPGHWGER, from the coding sequence GTGACCTCCTCCGGCTCCGCTCCCGAGCCCCCCTCCGAGCCCTCCTCCGACCGCGCCGCCCTGCGCGCCGACTGCGGCAACTGCTTCGGCCTGTGCTGCGTGGCGCTGCCCTTCGCCAAGTCCCAGGACTTCGCGGCGAACAAGAACGCGGGCACGCCCTGCCACAACCTCCAGGAGGACTTCCGCTGCGGCATCCACGCGCGGCTGCGCGACGAGGGCTACCGGGGCTGCACCGTCTTCGACTGCTTCGGCGCCGGACAGAAGGTCTCCCAGGTCACCTTCGGGGGCGTCAGCTGGCGCGAGCGGCCGAAGACGGCACGGACCATGTACGAGGTCTTTCCCGTCATGCGTCAACTTCAGGAGCTGCTGCGGTACTTGACCGACGTACTGGACATGCCGCGCGCCGCCCCCGTGCACGGGGAAGCACGCCGGGCCCGTACCGGAATCGAGCACCTCACGCGCGCGGACGCCGACGAAATCCTCGCCGCCGACGTCCCCGCGATCCGCGCCGACGTCAACACCGTGCTGCTGAAGGCGAGCGAGCTGGAGCGCGCCACCGTTCCGGGCCGCAAGAAGAACCACCGCGGCGCCGACCTGATGGGCGCCCGCCTCCGCAGTGCGGACCTGCGCGGCGCCAATCTGCGCGGCGCCCTCCTCGTCGCCGCCGACCTGACCGGCGCCGATCTGCGCGCGGCGGACCTGATCGGCGCCGACCTGCGCGACGCCCGGATCGAGGGCGCCGACCTGCGCGGCGCGCTCTTCCTCACCCAGGCCCAGCTGAACGCGGCGCGCGGCGACGCGGCCACGCACATCCCGCGCGACCTGGACCGCCCCGGGCACTGGGGCGAGCGGTAG